A genomic segment from Frateuria edaphi encodes:
- a CDS encoding ATP-grasp fold amidoligase family protein — protein MTTRKLKAFREQVSPLVMALPDCAFYQYKYLMTHGRPCRFELPRRFSEKIFHRMRYPSPLFSRLADKVEVRGYVANAVGSQYLVPAYLIAEKVGPETFDALPGCFVMKANHSFGQLRIVLDKRDEDPVALARLANEWMTSEFPMRMREKHYRYIRPRIIFEHALLTDGRPPADFKFNVFNPGPGQKPYVFIQHMQGRFEHLTQDLYLEDWRPAPFQLLHQKTSGCVAPRPEQLDEMLHVARKLAEPLGYMRVDLYLHQGRVYVGELTLTPGAGRYVFEPREWDDALGAKFGWPEPSPYGEDPPPSGRTATAPATHVASTLD, from the coding sequence ATGACGACGCGGAAGCTCAAAGCCTTCAGGGAACAGGTGTCGCCGCTGGTGATGGCGCTGCCCGATTGCGCCTTCTATCAATACAAGTACCTGATGACCCACGGGCGGCCTTGCCGCTTCGAGCTGCCGCGCCGCTTCTCCGAAAAGATCTTCCACCGCATGCGCTATCCCTCGCCGCTGTTCTCGCGATTGGCGGACAAGGTCGAAGTGCGCGGCTACGTGGCCAATGCGGTGGGCTCGCAGTATCTGGTGCCGGCCTACCTGATCGCCGAAAAGGTGGGGCCGGAAACCTTCGACGCCCTGCCGGGCTGCTTCGTGATGAAGGCCAACCACAGCTTTGGCCAGTTGCGCATCGTGCTGGACAAGCGCGACGAGGATCCGGTGGCGCTGGCCCGCCTGGCCAACGAGTGGATGACCTCGGAATTCCCCATGCGGATGCGCGAGAAGCACTACCGCTACATCCGTCCGCGCATCATCTTCGAACATGCTCTGCTGACCGACGGCCGCCCGCCGGCCGACTTCAAGTTCAACGTGTTCAATCCGGGCCCTGGCCAGAAGCCCTACGTCTTCATCCAGCACATGCAGGGACGCTTCGAACACCTGACCCAGGATCTCTACCTGGAGGATTGGCGCCCGGCCCCGTTCCAGTTGCTGCACCAGAAAACCAGCGGCTGCGTCGCCCCGCGTCCCGAGCAACTGGACGAGATGTTGCACGTGGCGCGCAAGCTGGCCGAGCCGCTGGGCTACATGCGCGTGGATCTTTACCTGCACCAGGGCCGCGTGTACGTGGGCGAACTCACGCTCACGCCCGGCGCCGGCCGGTACGTGTTCGAGCCCAGGGAGTGGGACGATGCGCTGGGCGCGAAGTTCGGCTGGCCCGAACCCAGCCCGTACGGGGAAGACCCACCGCCGAGCGGCAGGACCGCCACGGCGCCGGCGACGCATGTGGCCAGCACCCTCGATTGA
- a CDS encoding MraY family glycosyltransferase, which yields MDRPDERKHHVGHIPLIGGLAAFIGVLAGAVVDGQAHLFTNVLLATAAVLALVGALDDRFDLSVRARLLVQTVAVLTMVAVTGVQIHTLGHLFGHEFELGVFGIPLTVLAVIGLLNAFNMMDGIDGLAGMLALVSIAAIILYQGQPQWPGVIVLVLLAGALVPYLAANLGLVGKKIFLGDAGSMVVGYILAWTLIHLSQSGNNTELSTIDVLWCVALPVLDTLQVLVRRIREGKSPFKPDRGHIHHMMLRAGLGPRTTLVALVMLAILLALTGMLTHSLAPGSNLIAFGALSVIYVTAMGRIWQKQQSAPSVPQPRPTLEPAELPSNVVRLRSSVTLLSTYGKDSRGPKRGSAAK from the coding sequence GTGGACCGTCCCGATGAACGCAAGCATCACGTCGGCCATATCCCGTTGATCGGCGGACTGGCCGCCTTCATCGGCGTGCTGGCCGGCGCGGTGGTCGACGGCCAGGCCCACTTGTTCACCAACGTGCTGCTCGCCACCGCAGCAGTGCTTGCACTGGTGGGCGCGCTGGACGACCGCTTCGACCTGAGCGTGCGCGCGCGGCTGCTGGTGCAGACAGTCGCGGTGCTTACGATGGTCGCGGTGACCGGCGTCCAGATCCACACGCTCGGCCACCTGTTCGGCCACGAGTTCGAGCTGGGCGTGTTCGGCATCCCGCTGACGGTGCTCGCGGTAATTGGCCTGCTCAACGCCTTCAACATGATGGACGGCATCGACGGCCTCGCCGGCATGCTGGCACTGGTCAGCATCGCTGCCATCATCCTGTACCAGGGTCAGCCCCAATGGCCTGGCGTGATCGTGCTGGTATTGCTGGCCGGTGCGCTGGTGCCCTACCTGGCGGCTAACCTGGGCCTCGTCGGCAAGAAGATCTTCCTGGGCGACGCCGGCAGCATGGTGGTGGGCTACATCCTGGCGTGGACATTGATCCACCTGAGCCAGAGCGGGAACAACACCGAGCTTTCCACCATCGACGTGCTCTGGTGCGTGGCCCTGCCGGTGCTCGACACGCTGCAGGTTCTGGTTCGCCGCATCCGCGAGGGCAAGAGCCCGTTCAAGCCTGATCGCGGCCACATCCATCACATGATGCTGCGTGCAGGGCTGGGCCCGCGCACCACGCTGGTGGCGCTGGTGATGCTCGCCATCCTGCTTGCGCTGACCGGCATGCTGACCCACTCGCTGGCCCCTGGCAGCAACCTGATCGCCTTCGGCGCGCTGTCGGTGATCTACGTGACTGCGATGGGACGCATCTGGCAGAAGCAGCAGTCAGCGCCCTCGGTGCCTCAGCCCCGGCCGACGCTCGAACCGGCAGAACTGCCGAGCAACGTGGTGCGGCTGCGCTCGTCGGTCACCCTGCTGTCCACCTACGGCAAGGACAGCCGCGGCCCCAAGCGCGGCTCGGCTGCCAAGTAA
- a CDS encoding SLC13 family permease, with product MILVLGLVGFTMLMLVLEWIRADMVALLVVVVIGLTGLIPSDRVFNGFAGNAVIAIIAIMIMGAGLDRAGVLSLTASFVMRMARGKESRLGVVINSVTSLFSAVIPSQALAALMIPVTSRLSARTGVPMSRLLLPMGFCILTATNTTLIANSPLIVLNDLIASANANLPPGAHTIPKFGLFSVTPVGLVLALLGITYFWLFTRKLLPEREDERLKVTPGRTESYFAETYGIGGETAELTVTAESPLVGMSIGEVEQLHGAPLILAIKSGNDARMAPPVDYVIWVGSVLGVLAPREEINHFANNQLCKVSPRMRQLGELFNPTRAGISEAVLPPSSRFLKQSVGDLRLRKRYGISVLAVNRGEQVFRDDLRGVSLRAGDTLVLHSSWRDLALAAEDKDLVVVTDIPKEEQRPGKIWQAVGFFLLAKCLALFTHLDLSVAMMTGAIGMLLTGVLNMDEAYKAVNWKTIFVTACLIPLGWSMDATGTAAWLAQEVLDKLGGASPWVLQTCLAVLTLLFSQVMSNVGATVMMVPIAISVAVATGGNPSAYALIVAVSSSNTFLLSSGHPALMMVAGPGGYRGKDFLRVGVPLTLTMLVATLVVINLLFD from the coding sequence ATGATCCTGGTACTCGGGCTGGTGGGTTTCACCATGCTGATGCTGGTGCTGGAGTGGATCCGCGCCGACATGGTGGCGCTGCTGGTGGTGGTGGTGATCGGCCTGACCGGGCTGATCCCCTCCGACCGCGTCTTCAACGGCTTCGCGGGCAACGCGGTGATCGCGATCATCGCGATCATGATCATGGGCGCAGGTCTCGACCGCGCCGGCGTGCTTTCGCTGACCGCCAGCTTCGTGATGCGCATGGCGCGTGGCAAGGAATCGCGCCTGGGCGTCGTGATCAACTCGGTCACCAGCCTGTTCAGCGCGGTGATCCCGAGCCAGGCACTGGCCGCCCTGATGATCCCGGTGACCAGCCGCCTGTCCGCGCGCACCGGCGTGCCGATGTCCCGGCTGCTGCTGCCGATGGGCTTCTGCATCCTGACCGCGACCAACACCACGCTGATCGCCAACTCGCCACTGATCGTCCTCAACGACCTGATCGCCAGCGCGAACGCCAACCTGCCGCCGGGCGCGCACACGATCCCGAAGTTCGGCCTCTTCAGCGTGACGCCGGTCGGCCTGGTGCTGGCGCTGCTGGGCATTACCTACTTCTGGCTGTTCACCCGCAAGCTGCTGCCCGAGCGTGAGGACGAGCGGCTGAAGGTCACCCCTGGCCGCACCGAGAGCTACTTCGCCGAAACCTACGGCATCGGCGGCGAGACCGCGGAGCTGACCGTTACCGCCGAAAGCCCGCTGGTCGGCATGAGCATCGGCGAGGTCGAGCAGTTGCATGGCGCGCCGTTGATCCTGGCGATCAAGAGCGGCAACGACGCGCGCATGGCGCCGCCGGTCGACTACGTCATCTGGGTCGGCTCGGTGCTTGGCGTGCTCGCGCCGCGCGAGGAGATCAACCACTTTGCCAACAACCAGTTGTGCAAGGTGTCGCCGCGCATGCGCCAGCTGGGCGAATTGTTCAACCCGACGCGCGCGGGCATTTCCGAGGCGGTGCTGCCACCGTCCTCGCGCTTCCTCAAGCAGAGCGTCGGCGACCTGCGCCTGCGCAAGCGCTACGGCATCTCGGTGCTGGCGGTGAACCGCGGCGAGCAGGTGTTCCGCGATGACCTGCGCGGCGTGAGCCTGCGCGCGGGCGACACGCTGGTGCTGCACTCCAGTTGGCGCGACCTGGCGCTGGCCGCCGAGGACAAGGACCTGGTCGTCGTCACCGACATCCCCAAGGAAGAGCAGCGCCCGGGCAAGATCTGGCAGGCGGTCGGCTTCTTCCTGCTGGCCAAGTGCCTGGCGCTGTTCACCCACCTGGATCTTTCGGTGGCGATGATGACCGGCGCGATCGGCATGCTGCTGACCGGCGTGCTCAACATGGACGAGGCCTACAAGGCGGTCAACTGGAAGACCATCTTCGTGACCGCCTGCCTGATCCCGCTGGGCTGGTCGATGGACGCCACCGGCACCGCCGCGTGGCTGGCGCAGGAAGTGCTCGACAAGCTGGGCGGCGCCTCGCCGTGGGTGCTGCAGACCTGCCTGGCGGTGCTCACCCTGCTGTTCTCGCAGGTGATGTCCAACGTGGGCGCCACGGTGATGATGGTGCCGATCGCGATCAGCGTGGCGGTCGCCACCGGCGGCAATCCCTCGGCCTACGCCCTGATCGTGGCCGTCTCCTCGTCCAACACCTTCCTGCTCAGCTCGGGCCACCCGGCGCTGATGATGGTGGCCGGCCCCGGCGGTTACCGCGGCAAGGATTTCCTGCGCGTCGGCGTACCGCTGACGCTGACGATGCTGGTGGCCACGCTGGTGGTCATCAACCTGCTTTTCGACTGA
- the trmB gene encoding tRNA (guanosine(46)-N7)-methyltransferase TrmB, which produces MTPAQQRAFDAHWARFGIDYTAAVQDFDARFGRVAPRVLEIGFGNGEALAWASEHDPVRDYIGVEVHGPGVGRLMNALAAREAGNVHLYKHDAVEVLEHEIAPETLAEARIWFPDPWHKKRHNKRRIVQPEFVALLASRMAPGGLLHLATDWQPYAEHMLEVMEAAPAWRNAIAPGLYAEKPAWRIETHFERRGLKLGHGVWDLLYRRV; this is translated from the coding sequence ATGACACCCGCGCAGCAGCGCGCGTTCGACGCCCACTGGGCGCGCTTCGGCATCGACTACACCGCGGCGGTCCAGGACTTCGATGCGCGCTTCGGCCGTGTCGCGCCGCGCGTGCTGGAGATCGGCTTCGGCAATGGCGAGGCCCTGGCCTGGGCGAGCGAACACGATCCGGTGCGCGACTACATCGGCGTGGAAGTGCACGGTCCCGGCGTCGGCCGGCTGATGAACGCGCTGGCCGCGCGCGAAGCCGGCAACGTGCATCTCTACAAGCACGACGCGGTGGAGGTGCTCGAGCATGAGATCGCGCCGGAGACCCTCGCCGAGGCACGCATCTGGTTCCCGGATCCCTGGCACAAGAAGCGCCACAACAAACGCCGCATCGTGCAGCCGGAATTCGTCGCGCTGCTCGCCTCGCGCATGGCGCCCGGCGGCCTGCTGCACCTGGCCACCGACTGGCAACCCTATGCCGAGCACATGCTGGAAGTGATGGAAGCCGCGCCTGCCTGGCGCAACGCCATCGCGCCGGGCCTGTACGCCGAGAAACCGGCCTGGCGCATCGAGACACACTTCGAGCGGCGCGGGTTGAAGCTCGGGCACGGAGTGTGGGATCTGCTTTACCGCAGGGTTTGA
- a CDS encoding FecR family protein, giving the protein MRALSRLQLFWRSCAATLLLCGAGVLHAQATDDAGDPPDRVARLSYLEGDVGLLPSGAQDWGDAGINRPLTTGDKLSSSNGARAELELDGAAVRLDGNTDVGFLQLDDQLAQLELTQGTLNLTVRRLGEGQSYEIDTPTVALVVDHPGSYRVDVDREGQGTRVTAFDGSATVYGENDAQRLVIAGRSYRFADSTLADVDVEDAAGGDDFDAWSDERSRRYADSESRRYVSEDVIGYQDLDRYGDWRSDPEYGQVWYPAQVDAGWAPYRNGHWAYVGPWGWTWVDDAPWGFAPYHYGRWAWRSRGWCWVPGPIGWRPVYAPALVAFVGGNHWRVSVGDAPVGWYPLGPGDVYDPWYRGSRRYYTQVNVTNIHVHNTVIVNRVDRRYRDWHRGIAPPVRALHGHGPRGFTAVPGRNFAGADRVQRHRLKIDPDKLAGARLLTRNATPKPTPHSFAPPRGTKAPPLPAQGFRREVVARHAPRVERVADRIDATRPRTAPPSHVRLLRPRGDTLPAIAHIAPAGRADTAPDVHRAPVRDDARGDRIGARDVRSDDARAVRSVNVPARMAPREAPLRPGELRSARFVRTHASRQPAEPRPGVSFISTAEADRERAARTAKTLPQVPRFERNDAPRAPVRRPDMDAGPRLQRAPDDARIAPRQTMQRGPAFRGNDRPSQPANMRRPDFDAQPRARATPPPQQYQRPPEFRQMRPVPHAAPMQRESAPAPQQAPAPRSQAPAARPRHESARRFDPQH; this is encoded by the coding sequence ATGCGTGCACTCTCGAGACTGCAGCTGTTCTGGCGCTCCTGCGCCGCCACCCTGCTGCTGTGCGGCGCCGGAGTCCTGCACGCGCAGGCGACCGACGACGCCGGCGATCCACCCGACCGGGTCGCGCGCCTGTCCTACCTGGAGGGCGACGTCGGCCTGCTGCCATCGGGCGCGCAGGACTGGGGCGATGCCGGGATCAACCGTCCGCTGACCACCGGCGACAAGCTTTCCAGCAGCAACGGCGCGCGTGCCGAGCTGGAACTGGATGGCGCCGCGGTCCGCCTGGACGGCAACACCGACGTCGGATTCCTGCAGCTGGACGACCAACTCGCGCAGCTGGAGCTGACCCAAGGCACGCTCAACCTCACCGTGCGCCGGCTCGGCGAGGGCCAAAGCTACGAGATCGACACCCCGACCGTGGCGCTGGTGGTCGATCACCCGGGCAGCTACCGCGTGGATGTCGATCGCGAAGGTCAGGGCACGCGTGTCACCGCGTTCGACGGCAGCGCCACGGTGTACGGCGAGAACGACGCGCAACGGCTGGTGATCGCCGGTCGCAGCTACCGCTTCGCCGACTCCACGCTGGCCGACGTGGACGTCGAAGACGCCGCCGGTGGCGACGACTTCGATGCATGGAGCGACGAACGCAGCCGCCGGTACGCCGACTCCGAGTCGCGCCGCTACGTGTCCGAGGACGTGATCGGCTACCAGGACCTGGATCGCTACGGCGACTGGCGCAGCGACCCCGAGTACGGACAGGTCTGGTACCCGGCGCAGGTCGACGCCGGCTGGGCGCCGTACCGTAACGGTCACTGGGCCTATGTCGGCCCGTGGGGCTGGACCTGGGTGGATGACGCGCCCTGGGGCTTCGCGCCTTACCACTACGGCCGCTGGGCCTGGCGCAGCCGCGGCTGGTGCTGGGTGCCCGGCCCGATCGGCTGGCGCCCGGTATATGCGCCGGCGCTGGTCGCCTTCGTCGGTGGCAACCACTGGCGCGTGTCGGTGGGCGACGCGCCGGTCGGCTGGTACCCGCTCGGCCCGGGCGACGTCTACGACCCGTGGTACCGCGGCAGCCGCCGCTACTACACCCAGGTCAACGTGACCAACATCCACGTGCACAACACGGTGATCGTCAACCGCGTCGATCGCCGCTACCGCGACTGGCACCGCGGCATCGCGCCGCCGGTACGGGCGCTGCATGGGCACGGGCCGCGCGGCTTCACCGCGGTCCCGGGGCGCAATTTCGCCGGCGCCGACCGCGTGCAGCGCCATCGGCTGAAGATCGACCCGGACAAGCTCGCCGGCGCCCGGCTGCTGACCCGCAACGCCACGCCGAAACCGACCCCGCACAGCTTCGCGCCGCCGCGCGGAACCAAGGCGCCACCGCTGCCGGCACAGGGTTTCCGTCGCGAAGTGGTGGCCCGGCATGCGCCCCGCGTGGAGCGTGTGGCCGACCGCATCGACGCCACCCGTCCGCGCACGGCCCCGCCCTCCCACGTGCGCTTGCTGCGGCCGCGCGGCGACACGCTGCCTGCGATCGCGCACATCGCGCCGGCCGGGCGCGCCGACACGGCGCCGGACGTGCACCGCGCGCCGGTCCGCGACGACGCACGCGGCGATCGGATCGGCGCAAGGGACGTCCGCAGCGACGACGCGCGAGCGGTCCGCAGCGTGAATGTCCCCGCGCGCATGGCGCCGCGCGAAGCCCCGCTGCGTCCGGGCGAACTGCGCTCGGCCCGCTTCGTGCGGACGCATGCGTCCCGGCAGCCCGCCGAACCGCGTCCCGGAGTGAGCTTCATCTCCACGGCCGAAGCCGATCGCGAACGGGCTGCACGCACCGCGAAGACGCTGCCGCAGGTGCCGCGCTTCGAGCGCAACGATGCGCCGCGTGCGCCGGTGCGCCGGCCGGACATGGATGCGGGCCCGCGCCTGCAGCGCGCGCCCGACGACGCACGGATCGCGCCCCGGCAGACCATGCAACGTGGGCCGGCCTTCCGCGGCAACGACCGCCCGAGCCAGCCTGCGAACATGCGCCGGCCGGACTTCGATGCCCAGCCGCGCGCCCGCGCGACTCCGCCGCCGCAGCAATACCAGCGGCCGCCGGAGTTCCGCCAGATGCGGCCGGTACCGCATGCGGCTCCCATGCAACGCGAGTCCGCCCCGGCGCCGCAGCAGGCGCCAGCCCCACGCTCGCAGGCCCCGGCGGCACGTCCGCGACACGAATCGGCACGCCGCTTCGACCCGCAACACTGA
- a CDS encoding ATP-dependent zinc protease family protein produces the protein MTDVITLGWRERLALPQLGIDVLKAKLDTGARSSSLHVDTLEAHDRGGATWLRFSLTLGRRHPRVVQCEAQALGRRVVTDTGGHGTERWFVRTDVSLAGACYPIEVSLTDRRHMLFPMLLGRSALLGRFAVDPSLSYTQPRPQPAFAEAVARVAHERHHGQLP, from the coding sequence ATGACAGACGTGATCACCCTCGGTTGGCGGGAACGCCTGGCTCTGCCCCAGTTGGGCATCGACGTGCTCAAGGCCAAGCTCGATACCGGCGCCCGTTCCAGTTCGTTGCACGTGGATACGCTCGAGGCGCACGATCGCGGCGGCGCCACCTGGTTGCGGTTCTCGCTCACCCTCGGGCGGCGTCATCCGCGCGTCGTGCAGTGCGAGGCCCAGGCGCTGGGCCGGCGCGTCGTGACCGACACCGGCGGGCACGGCACCGAGCGCTGGTTCGTGCGCACCGACGTGTCGCTGGCCGGCGCGTGCTACCCGATCGAGGTCAGCCTCACCGACCGCCGGCACATGCTGTTCCCGATGTTGCTGGGCCGCAGTGCGTTGCTCGGGCGCTTTGCGGTCGATCCCTCGCTTTCCTATACCCAGCCGCGCCCGCAACCGGCCTTCGCCGAAGCGGTGGCGCGGGTCGCCCACGAACGTCACCACGGTCAGCTTCCATGA
- the rimK gene encoding 30S ribosomal protein S6--L-glutamate ligase, whose protein sequence is MKIAILSRNTRLYSTRRLVEAARERNHVVRVLDPLRCYVRIAPNNVSIRYKGKALRDIDAVIPRIGTTTTFYGTAVLRQLEMMGVYTPNSSDAVLRARDKLRALQILASHGLDMPVTVFGDNPDDTNDVLAMLGEPPHVIKLNEGSQGTGVVLAEKRSASQSVIEAFRGLYANFLVQEFIAEAKGSDLRCFVVGKKVIAAMQREASPGDFRANLHRGGSAVKATLSAEEKRIAIRAAGALGLGIAGVDLLRSDRGPLLLEVNASPGLEGIETATGVDVSGHIIRHLEEQAGG, encoded by the coding sequence ATGAAGATCGCGATCCTCTCGCGCAATACGCGGCTGTATTCGACCCGCCGGCTGGTCGAGGCCGCGCGCGAACGCAACCACGTGGTGCGCGTACTCGACCCGCTGCGCTGCTACGTGCGCATCGCGCCGAACAACGTGTCCATCCGCTACAAGGGCAAGGCGTTGCGGGACATCGATGCGGTGATCCCGCGCATCGGCACCACCACCACCTTCTACGGCACGGCGGTACTGCGCCAGCTGGAGATGATGGGCGTGTACACGCCCAATTCCTCCGACGCGGTGCTGCGCGCGCGCGACAAGCTGCGCGCCCTGCAGATCCTCGCCTCGCACGGGCTGGACATGCCGGTGACCGTGTTCGGCGACAACCCCGACGACACCAACGACGTGCTGGCGATGCTCGGCGAGCCGCCGCACGTCATCAAGCTCAACGAGGGCAGCCAGGGCACCGGCGTGGTGCTGGCCGAGAAGCGCAGCGCCTCGCAGAGCGTGATCGAGGCCTTCCGCGGCCTGTACGCCAACTTCCTGGTGCAGGAGTTCATCGCAGAGGCCAAGGGCAGCGACCTGCGCTGCTTCGTGGTCGGCAAGAAGGTGATCGCCGCGATGCAGCGCGAGGCAAGCCCTGGCGACTTCCGCGCCAACCTGCATCGGGGCGGCAGTGCGGTGAAGGCCACCCTGAGCGCGGAGGAAAAGCGCATCGCCATCCGCGCCGCCGGCGCGCTGGGCCTGGGAATCGCCGGCGTGGACCTGCTGCGTTCGGATCGCGGCCCGCTGCTGCTGGAGGTCAATGCCTCGCCCGGGCTGGAAGGGATCGAGACGGCCACCGGGGTGGATGTCTCCGGCCACATCATCCGCCACCTGGAAGAGCAGGCGGGCGGCTGA
- a CDS encoding response regulator transcription factor, whose amino-acid sequence MRVLVIEDNSDIATNIGDYLEDRGHVVDFAGDGVTGLHLAVVHDFDVIVLDLTLPGMDGLDVARKLRHEAHKQTPVLMLTARDALEQKLTGFESGADDYMTKPFALQELAARLEVLARRGKGPQSRVLKVADLTYNLDTLTVSRDGKSIQLNPIGLKLLQALMEASPSVVTRQDLEQRVWGEELPDSDSLRVHIHGLRAAIDKPFDKPLIHTRHGIGYRMVEPDAVQA is encoded by the coding sequence ATGCGTGTCCTTGTGATCGAAGACAACAGCGATATCGCGACGAATATCGGTGATTACCTCGAGGATCGCGGCCACGTGGTCGATTTCGCCGGCGACGGCGTGACCGGCCTGCACCTGGCCGTGGTGCACGACTTCGACGTGATCGTGCTCGACCTCACGCTGCCGGGCATGGACGGCCTGGACGTGGCCCGCAAGCTGCGCCACGAGGCGCACAAGCAGACGCCCGTCCTGATGCTGACCGCGCGCGACGCGCTGGAGCAGAAGCTCACCGGCTTCGAGTCCGGCGCCGACGACTACATGACCAAGCCGTTCGCGCTGCAGGAATTGGCCGCGCGGCTGGAAGTGCTGGCGCGCCGCGGCAAGGGTCCGCAGAGCCGCGTGCTGAAGGTCGCCGACCTCACCTACAACCTGGACACCCTCACCGTCAGCCGCGACGGCAAGTCGATCCAGTTGAATCCGATCGGCCTGAAACTCCTGCAGGCGCTGATGGAAGCCAGTCCGTCGGTAGTCACCCGCCAGGACCTGGAACAGCGCGTGTGGGGTGAGGAGTTGCCCGACAGCGACTCCCTGCGCGTGCACATCCATGGCCTGCGCGCGGCAATCGACAAGCCGTTCGACAAGCCGCTGATCCACACGCGCCACGGCATCGGTTACCGCATGGTCGAGCCGGATGCTGTCCAGGCGTAA
- a CDS encoding sensor histidine kinase, giving the protein MLSRRKLRFRLIVSFALFGFGLSALFAFSALNIRARVEDQLVTATLLDEVDNLNRQVHEHPDRQPKFGIVEAWTWSDRTIYKAPLEWQHLENGVHDVSDTGADGKTHHYKLAVEHKNGIYSFLRYDISRDELGKQQLLISVIGAVFLFGLLSLVLGLWLSRKVLKPVSELATRLRDFRKAGKADPLAPHFADDEVGELALALDEYAARLTAMVERDREFNSDVSHELRTPLAVIASTTELLQGSPDLTDKLRERLKRIERASRQATELIEALLLLSRAERRGPTRGETTEVARVAADVIESQRPQMRDKPLGIELAVREPVSVNAPASVLSVALTNLIGNAIKYTLEGQVRVEVGAGRIEVIDTGPGIKPEDAERLFQRGVRGEGAGGSGAGLGLAIVRRLCDLYGWQVSMRPRSDANGAIASLVFEPA; this is encoded by the coding sequence ATGCTGTCCAGGCGTAAGCTGCGTTTCCGCCTGATCGTCTCCTTCGCGCTGTTCGGCTTCGGCCTCAGCGCGTTGTTTGCGTTTTCGGCCCTGAACATCCGCGCGCGCGTCGAAGACCAGCTCGTTACCGCCACGCTGCTCGACGAGGTGGACAACCTCAACCGGCAGGTGCACGAGCATCCGGATCGCCAGCCGAAGTTCGGCATCGTCGAAGCGTGGACATGGAGCGATCGGACGATCTACAAGGCGCCGCTCGAGTGGCAGCATCTCGAGAACGGCGTCCACGACGTCAGCGATACCGGCGCGGACGGCAAGACCCACCATTACAAGCTCGCGGTCGAGCACAAGAACGGCATCTACAGCTTCCTGCGCTACGACATCTCGCGCGACGAACTGGGCAAGCAGCAACTGCTGATCAGCGTGATCGGCGCGGTCTTCCTGTTCGGCCTGCTCTCGCTGGTGCTGGGTCTGTGGCTGTCGCGCAAGGTACTCAAGCCGGTCAGCGAGCTGGCCACGCGATTGCGCGATTTCCGCAAGGCGGGCAAGGCCGATCCGCTGGCGCCGCATTTTGCCGATGACGAAGTCGGCGAACTCGCACTGGCGCTGGACGAGTACGCGGCGCGGCTGACCGCGATGGTCGAGCGCGACCGCGAGTTCAATTCCGACGTCAGCCATGAGCTGCGCACGCCGTTGGCGGTGATCGCCAGCACCACCGAGCTGCTGCAGGGTTCGCCCGACCTCACCGACAAGCTGCGCGAACGGTTGAAGCGCATCGAGCGCGCCTCGCGCCAGGCCACCGAGCTGATCGAGGCGCTGCTGCTGCTCTCTCGCGCTGAGCGGCGTGGTCCCACGCGCGGTGAAACCACGGAGGTGGCCAGGGTGGCCGCCGATGTGATCGAGAGCCAGCGTCCGCAGATGCGCGACAAGCCGTTGGGCATCGAGCTGGCCGTGCGCGAGCCGGTGAGCGTGAATGCGCCGGCTTCGGTGTTGTCGGTCGCACTTACCAATCTGATCGGCAACGCCATCAAGTACACGCTGGAAGGCCAGGTGCGGGTCGAAGTAGGCGCCGGCCGCATCGAGGTGATCGACACCGGCCCGGGCATCAAGCCGGAGGATGCCGAGCGCCTGTTCCAGCGCGGCGTGCGTGGCGAGGGCGCTGGTGGCAGCGGCGCGGGGCTGGGCCTGGCGATCGTGCGCCGGCTGTGCGACCTGTACGGCTGGCAGGTATCGATGCGTCCACGCAGCGACGCCAACGGCGCCATCGCCAGCCTGGTGTTCGAGCCGGCCTGA